The following are encoded in a window of bacterium genomic DNA:
- a CDS encoding multiheme c-type cytochrome: MRKTRCIRLGLVDVNLVLDLVKGAVLILCLGLGPGLVFSVSAMAAEPVYMGAKFCRTCHSSADKDRYHRWLESRHANTFNALKGAEMTDSRCLSCHTTGYGQTISEKSARKDLRGVQCEACHGPGSLYKSMIVMKDPELARAKGLWDVTREVCLKCHK; encoded by the coding sequence ATGAGGAAAACTCGCTGCATCAGGCTTGGGCTCGTAGACGTGAATCTGGTCCTGGACCTTGTTAAAGGCGCTGTACTGATCCTATGCCTGGGTCTAGGTCCAGGTCTGGTTTTTAGTGTGTCCGCCATGGCGGCAGAACCAGTCTACATGGGAGCCAAGTTCTGCAGAACCTGCCACTCCTCTGCCGACAAGGACAGATATCACCGGTGGCTCGAATCCAGGCACGCCAACACTTTTAATGCATTAAAGGGAGCCGAGATGACCGACTCCAGATGTCTTTCCTGCCACACGACCGGGTATGGTCAGACAATTTCGGAAAAAAGTGCCAGAAAGGATCTCAGGGGAGTGCAGTGTGAAGCCTGTCATGGACCGGGAAGCCTTTACAAATCAATGATAGTGATGAAGGACCCGGAACTGGCGAGAGCTAAAGGACTGTGGGATGTCACACGGGAGGTGTGTTTGAAGTGCCACAAGTAG
- a CDS encoding FecR family protein yields MRIFGGKMVLAVSIVFSLPGILWAMSSSEEPGQAYHPQIRETRGSVMVKGAKYSIWEPAERGMLLLAGDILRTEKGGFARIEFASGIIELYETTVLAIPSIGAQDRKKDIQKVIIEEGKTLFDINPLGVERGFEFRTKNIQGGVKGTMFTVSYLEGGTSVNVYRGVVRVSDLERSESSQVELLAGNAVRVEKRTDFRKLLKFDPELTLDNYRKNIPPSLDGKGFPADYNANPANKGVRKRGAEKSGSSE; encoded by the coding sequence ATGAGAATTTTTGGCGGAAAAATGGTGTTGGCTGTAAGTATCGTCTTTAGCCTCCCTGGAATTCTCTGGGCTATGTCCAGCAGTGAGGAGCCAGGGCAGGCTTATCATCCGCAGATAAGGGAAACCAGAGGCTCGGTCATGGTTAAGGGCGCGAAGTACTCCATCTGGGAGCCAGCTGAGAGGGGAATGCTGCTCCTTGCCGGGGATATCCTCAGGACGGAGAAAGGTGGATTTGCCAGGATCGAATTCGCCAGCGGAATAATCGAACTCTACGAGACCACGGTATTGGCCATCCCTTCCATCGGAGCTCAGGACAGGAAGAAGGATATCCAGAAGGTCATCATCGAGGAGGGTAAGACATTATTTGATATCAATCCTCTCGGGGTCGAGCGTGGGTTCGAGTTCAGGACAAAAAACATTCAGGGGGGCGTCAAAGGAACAATGTTCACGGTAAGCTACCTGGAAGGAGGAACTTCCGTCAACGTTTACCGGGGTGTTGTCCGGGTGTCAGACCTGGAGAGATCTGAGAGTTCACAGGTGGAACTGTTGGCCGGGAATGCGGTTCGTGTGGAGAAACGCACCGACTTCAGGAAGCTGCTGAAGTTCGATCCTGAATTGACCCTCGATAATTACCGCAAAAATATACCCCCGAGTCTGGACGGCAAGGGGTTCCCTGCTGATTACAACGCCAATCCGGCAAACAAGGGTGTCCGGAAAAGGGGAGCTGAAAAATCAGGTTCATCCGAATAA
- a CDS encoding CHASE2 domain-containing protein — MQREYYITVLKNLYRDGARGVLMDIDFSSIGPDPEQDDDLARYVQQFGTVVLAAQMNEKITDDGVLLRNVSLPYPALQSAAMSLGSITFGVDLDGVVRRMPPSIDFIDVVYRPLGAVGAAMIEPVPSTAIPTGALINMKVLAQPTFTVLPFRKVLQGEFETGVFQDRVVLLGATSADLHDLWLTPLGVIPDVFIQVAVLDTVLNGSWYQQQGNVSAIIAFVLLSLVSGWFMATRSWKGGALILAFLLAVVTGTAVFTAGAGQFIQAVPLLLVCLIMYPVQMTARARRVDFVLERERGKTEAFLSIVALRMAEEKGQESHFVPLVLCGQLLDLTTLQVFTLENGSGTPVDVRTVIGDQSREPDPELLQEVLEKGVCLTLGQKGGSTAILVPIGTVRTTLGVLYAESRKAVGAEDEDVRLLLSFATQTAYFMESLSLDLRVKDLYVNTIRAISRALDSKDQYTSAHSELSLDYLEKFGRICGLGREQIESLHVGALLHDIGKIGVPDKILAKEIKLSEEEYEIIKGHPVIGSDIVSGLPFPPEVKMIIRHHHERFDGTGYPDGLKG; from the coding sequence ATACAGAGGGAGTATTATATCACTGTTCTGAAGAACCTCTACCGTGACGGGGCGAGGGGGGTCCTCATGGATATAGATTTTTCATCCATTGGGCCGGATCCGGAACAGGACGATGATCTTGCGCGTTATGTTCAGCAGTTCGGCACGGTAGTCCTTGCGGCACAGATGAATGAAAAGATCACCGATGACGGCGTTTTACTTCGAAATGTGTCTTTGCCCTATCCTGCATTGCAGAGCGCTGCCATGTCTCTGGGGAGTATCACATTCGGGGTGGATCTGGACGGAGTAGTACGGCGGATGCCGCCCTCCATAGATTTCATCGATGTGGTTTACAGGCCGTTGGGAGCCGTCGGGGCGGCGATGATCGAACCGGTTCCGTCAACGGCAATCCCCACCGGCGCACTGATTAATATGAAAGTGCTGGCTCAGCCAACTTTCACAGTGCTCCCCTTCCGGAAGGTTCTGCAAGGCGAATTCGAGACAGGCGTATTCCAGGACAGAGTAGTGCTCCTGGGTGCGACCTCAGCGGACCTTCACGATCTCTGGCTCACGCCTCTTGGGGTAATACCTGACGTTTTCATCCAGGTCGCCGTTCTGGATACAGTGCTCAACGGATCATGGTATCAGCAGCAGGGGAACGTTTCGGCAATCATCGCCTTCGTCCTGCTTTCCCTTGTCTCAGGCTGGTTTATGGCCACCAGGAGTTGGAAGGGCGGGGCTCTGATCCTGGCGTTTTTATTGGCTGTGGTAACTGGAACCGCTGTATTCACCGCTGGGGCAGGGCAGTTCATTCAGGCAGTGCCCCTTCTTTTGGTGTGCCTTATCATGTACCCGGTGCAGATGACAGCCAGGGCCAGAAGGGTCGATTTCGTCCTTGAGAGGGAGCGCGGAAAGACAGAGGCATTCTTAAGCATAGTAGCACTGCGTATGGCCGAGGAGAAGGGACAGGAGTCACACTTTGTGCCTTTAGTCCTCTGTGGACAACTCCTGGATCTCACAACCCTGCAGGTCTTTACTCTGGAAAATGGGTCCGGAACCCCGGTTGATGTCCGTACTGTCATAGGTGACCAGAGCCGGGAGCCTGACCCTGAACTCCTCCAGGAGGTCCTGGAGAAGGGAGTCTGTTTAACCCTGGGACAAAAAGGGGGGAGTACAGCCATTCTGGTTCCCATAGGCACGGTCAGAACGACCCTTGGCGTTCTGTACGCCGAGTCGCGCAAGGCTGTAGGTGCCGAAGATGAAGATGTACGGTTGCTTTTGTCTTTCGCCACACAGACGGCGTATTTTATGGAATCCCTTTCCCTGGACCTGAGGGTCAAAGATCTGTACGTCAACACCATCAGAGCCATCTCACGGGCACTGGATTCCAAGGACCAGTACACCAGTGCCCACTCAGAACTTTCCCTGGATTACTTGGAAAAATTCGGCAGGATATGCGGTCTTGGGAGGGAGCAGATCGAATCCCTTCACGTGGGGGCTCTCCTGCACGACATAGGCAAAATCGGAGTCCCGGACAAGATCCTCGCCAAGGAAATAAAGCTGTCTGAGGAGGAGTATGAGATCATAAAGGGGCACCCCGTCATCGGCAGCGATATCGTCAGCGGCCTTCCCTTTCCCCCTGAGGTGAAGATGATCATCAGGCACCACCATGAGCGATTTGACGGCACAGGGTACCCCGACGGGCTCAAAGGCTAA
- a CDS encoding efflux RND transporter permease subunit: MLLTNAAVSRRSTVFFLMIVVSIVGLYSYVTLPRESNPDITIPIILVQTTYEGAASEDVENLITIPLERKLKSLKDVKEIRSVSAEGASMVTVEYMPDVIIDDALQKVRDKVDQAKRDLPDDLENDPAIIEINLSEFPIMKVAISGDLGERVLKQIAEEFEDRFEEIPGVLEVDVTGVRAREIRVEFDPDRMAAYKLSFTEILSLVQRENVNVPGGSIDLGRGKYMLRVPGEFTDPSDIDNLVLVAREGRPIYLKDVATIRDTFEDATDVSRLNGRSSVTLSIKKRTGENIINVSQHAFAILDAARSVLPLGVEFTVTLNESKDIQRMVNELENNILTALVLVLTVLFLFLGVRSSFIVALAIPFSFFISFTILQAMGITLNMVVLFSLILALGMLVDNAIVIVENIYRHIEEGKDPVEAAKTAAAEVGWPVIASTITTLCAFGPMLFWPDIMGEFMSYLPRTLIIVLTSSLFVALVINPVVAASTMRARPGRRKKDRGYPILIRGYRKTLQLTLKSWLSKLAVVVISIAMLFGTIGAYIASDPEVELFPETDPNRALVQVEAPQGTNLDTTNGFALEVESIIGGEKDIRYMTGEVGVASESGEGGDSRSATVSVEFVEREERSESSIIAVDRMREMLSNITGADIKVAKEKMGPPVGAPVEIEFIGADVEVLAELVEVAKNLIEGVQGLVDVKDDLSRAKPEIAFHVDREKAALLGLSTIEISNTIKAAVNGWKIGDYREGEDEYDIIARLPEKNRQTLSQIESLIIPTASGEPVPLSSVATVEMRTGYGSIRHLDQKRLIRISGNTAGRSSIEILQDVQSKLSSLELPAGYSVNYAGDQEEQQRSTEFLSRAFIIAIFLIFLVLLTQFNSLAQSLIVISSVVLSLMGVFMGLMITGMPFGIIMTGIGVISLAGVVVNNAIVLIDYINLLRKDGMELYDALVTAGTVRFRPVMLTAITTILGLTPMAIGISFDFRSMSLQVGGESAQWWGPMAVAVIFGLAVATLLTLIVVPVLYSISETFSIRGIVRKIMSYGKGEPVEEG, from the coding sequence ATGTTATTGACCAACGCAGCCGTATCGCGACGCAGCACCGTATTCTTTCTGATGATCGTTGTCTCTATCGTCGGTCTCTATTCCTATGTGACCTTGCCGAGAGAATCCAACCCGGACATAACGATCCCCATCATCCTTGTGCAGACCACCTATGAGGGAGCTGCTTCAGAAGATGTGGAAAACCTCATTACCATTCCCCTGGAGCGGAAGTTAAAGTCGTTAAAAGATGTCAAGGAGATAAGATCGGTGAGCGCTGAGGGCGCTTCCATGGTCACGGTAGAGTACATGCCGGATGTGATTATTGACGACGCCTTACAGAAGGTCCGGGATAAGGTGGACCAGGCCAAGAGAGATCTGCCTGACGACCTGGAAAACGATCCGGCCATTATCGAGATCAACCTTTCAGAGTTCCCCATCATGAAGGTGGCTATATCGGGTGATCTGGGCGAACGTGTTCTCAAGCAGATCGCGGAGGAGTTCGAGGACCGGTTCGAAGAAATTCCAGGGGTGCTCGAGGTGGACGTCACAGGTGTGCGTGCGCGGGAGATCCGGGTGGAGTTCGATCCGGACCGCATGGCAGCCTACAAGCTCAGCTTTACCGAGATCCTATCCCTGGTTCAGCGCGAGAATGTCAACGTCCCGGGCGGCAGTATCGATCTGGGTCGTGGAAAGTACATGCTTCGTGTACCGGGAGAGTTCACCGACCCGTCCGACATCGACAACCTGGTTCTCGTGGCGCGGGAAGGAAGGCCCATCTACCTGAAGGATGTGGCCACCATCAGAGACACCTTCGAGGATGCGACCGATGTGTCGAGGCTGAACGGTCGTTCCAGCGTTACCCTGTCTATCAAAAAACGAACGGGTGAGAACATCATCAATGTATCCCAACATGCGTTCGCCATACTTGACGCCGCCCGGTCTGTGCTTCCCCTCGGCGTGGAATTTACGGTCACTCTCAACGAATCCAAGGATATCCAGCGGATGGTGAATGAGCTGGAGAACAATATCCTCACGGCCCTTGTCCTTGTCCTCACGGTACTGTTCCTGTTTTTGGGCGTCAGAAGTTCCTTTATTGTGGCCCTGGCCATTCCCTTTTCCTTCTTCATATCGTTCACCATACTCCAGGCAATGGGTATTACGCTCAACATGGTGGTCCTGTTCTCCCTCATTCTGGCCCTGGGTATGCTGGTGGACAACGCCATCGTCATCGTGGAGAACATTTACCGCCACATCGAGGAGGGGAAGGACCCCGTCGAGGCTGCAAAAACGGCGGCCGCCGAGGTGGGTTGGCCGGTTATCGCTTCTACCATTACGACCCTGTGCGCCTTTGGCCCCATGCTTTTCTGGCCCGATATCATGGGGGAGTTCATGAGCTACCTGCCCAGGACTCTTATCATCGTGCTGACAAGCTCTCTCTTTGTTGCCCTTGTCATCAACCCCGTGGTGGCGGCATCCACCATGAGGGCCCGTCCCGGACGCCGTAAAAAAGACAGGGGTTACCCCATTCTCATCCGCGGGTACCGGAAGACACTACAGCTGACTCTGAAAAGCTGGCTGAGCAAGCTCGCGGTCGTGGTCATTTCCATAGCGATGCTTTTCGGAACGATCGGTGCCTACATAGCCTCGGACCCAGAGGTGGAGCTCTTTCCGGAAACCGACCCAAACCGTGCCCTGGTTCAGGTTGAGGCCCCCCAGGGCACCAACCTTGATACCACAAACGGGTTTGCCCTGGAGGTGGAGTCGATCATCGGGGGTGAAAAGGATATCAGGTACATGACCGGGGAGGTGGGAGTGGCTTCCGAGTCCGGCGAGGGGGGTGACTCGAGGAGTGCCACCGTCTCTGTTGAGTTTGTGGAGCGGGAAGAGCGCAGTGAAAGTTCCATCATCGCAGTGGACCGCATGCGTGAGATGCTCAGTAACATCACCGGAGCTGACATCAAGGTGGCCAAGGAAAAAATGGGACCGCCCGTTGGAGCCCCGGTGGAGATCGAATTTATCGGAGCCGATGTGGAGGTCCTGGCCGAACTGGTGGAGGTGGCCAAGAACCTGATTGAGGGCGTACAGGGCCTTGTGGACGTTAAGGACGATCTTTCCAGGGCCAAGCCGGAGATCGCATTTCATGTTGATCGTGAAAAGGCCGCCCTTCTTGGTCTGTCCACTATCGAGATCTCCAACACAATCAAGGCCGCCGTCAACGGCTGGAAAATAGGCGATTATCGTGAAGGGGAGGATGAGTACGATATCATTGCCAGGCTACCGGAAAAAAACCGTCAGACCCTTTCCCAGATCGAGAGCCTGATCATTCCCACTGCCTCCGGGGAACCCGTTCCTCTCTCCTCGGTGGCTACCGTGGAAATGAGGACCGGGTATGGCTCCATAAGGCACCTGGACCAGAAACGCCTGATAAGGATCTCGGGAAACACGGCCGGCCGAAGTTCCATCGAAATTCTCCAGGACGTGCAGTCGAAGCTAAGCAGTCTGGAGCTTCCTGCCGGCTATTCGGTCAACTATGCCGGTGATCAGGAGGAACAGCAGCGGTCCACTGAATTCCTGAGCAGGGCTTTCATTATCGCAATATTCCTTATCTTCCTGGTCCTGCTCACACAGTTCAACTCCCTGGCGCAATCACTCATCGTCATCTCTTCCGTTGTTCTCTCCCTTATGGGAGTATTTATGGGTCTTATGATCACCGGTATGCCCTTCGGGATCATCATGACCGGTATAGGGGTTATCTCCCTTGCCGGGGTCGTTGTGAACAACGCCATCGTTCTCATTGACTACATCAACCTCCTGCGGAAGGATGGTATGGAGTTGTACGATGCCCTGGTGACTGCGGGTACGGTCCGATTCCGGCCTGTCATGCTCACTGCCATAACGACGATCCTGGGCCTGACTCCCATGGCCATCGGGATCAGCTTCGATTTCAGGAGCATGAGTCTTCAGGTCGGCGGAGAATCGGCCCAATGGTGGGGGCCCATGGCGGTTGCCGTTATTTTCGGTCTTGCGGTCGCCACACTTCTTACCCTTATTGTGGTGCCGGTGCTTTACTCCATCAGCGAAACCTTTTCCATTCGTGGTATTGTAAGGAAGATAATGAGTTATGGAAAAGGAGAACCGGTGGAGGAAGGGTAG
- a CDS encoding efflux RND transporter periplasmic adaptor subunit, producing MKKGVKKPVLIIALILISVVLVVAGVAIRKSKMQTQAAEVEAVPETVTEVEKKPVNVAVQILQSENAEETFTLPGTLEAWEDLTLSLEQPGPIVWIGPREGDRLKAGDEILRIDKESLLSQHARNGTDYDVRKKQLERADSLLEEQLISERERDEVYQAFQSANTSLTETRIALERSTIISPIDGILERLLVDRGEYGNMGTPAAVIVKIDKLKVVVDVPEKDVPYTRTGQKVVVLPSGANGKGEVGRSGRIILVSYLANEKTRTYRTKVQIDNSDDFLRPGMIVRVKFVRQVLEDVIVVPLYAVIDKDGEKFVFVVEDGTAVRRQVRLGPILNGKVVVFGGIQVNEHLVTKGQQLVVDGGAVKVIEE from the coding sequence ATGAAAAAAGGTGTGAAAAAACCTGTATTAATCATCGCCCTGATCCTGATTTCCGTGGTCCTGGTGGTGGCGGGGGTCGCTATCCGGAAAAGTAAAATGCAGACTCAGGCTGCAGAGGTGGAAGCTGTCCCTGAAACGGTGACCGAGGTTGAGAAAAAACCGGTCAACGTGGCTGTTCAGATCCTCCAATCGGAAAATGCTGAGGAAACCTTCACCCTCCCGGGGACGCTGGAAGCCTGGGAGGACCTCACCTTGTCCCTGGAGCAGCCAGGCCCCATAGTATGGATCGGCCCCAGGGAGGGTGACCGCCTGAAGGCCGGTGACGAGATCCTGAGAATAGACAAGGAGTCTCTCCTCTCCCAGCATGCCAGGAACGGCACAGACTACGATGTGAGGAAAAAACAGCTTGAGCGGGCCGATTCCCTTCTTGAGGAACAGCTCATTAGCGAAAGGGAAAGAGATGAGGTCTATCAGGCGTTTCAATCTGCCAATACAAGTCTGACTGAGACCAGGATCGCCCTTGAAAGGAGCACAATAATCAGCCCCATCGACGGTATTCTCGAACGCCTCCTGGTCGATCGCGGTGAATACGGGAATATGGGTACGCCGGCAGCGGTTATCGTCAAGATCGACAAATTGAAAGTGGTTGTGGATGTACCCGAGAAGGACGTTCCGTATACGAGGACGGGACAGAAGGTTGTGGTTCTCCCCTCGGGAGCCAACGGTAAGGGAGAGGTGGGGCGATCAGGAAGGATCATCCTCGTCAGCTACCTTGCCAACGAGAAGACCCGTACATACAGGACCAAAGTCCAGATCGACAACAGTGACGATTTCCTGAGGCCCGGAATGATCGTCCGGGTTAAGTTTGTCCGCCAGGTCCTTGAGGACGTCATTGTCGTCCCGCTGTACGCGGTCATCGACAAGGACGGTGAGAAGTTTGTTTTCGTAGTGGAGGATGGTACAGCTGTCAGACGGCAAGTGCGTCTTGGTCCCATATTAAACGGGAAGGTGGTTGTGTTCGGAGGTATCCAGGTAAACGAACACCTCGTGACCAAGGGACAGCAGCTTGTGGTCGATGGCGGCGCTGTAAAAGTGATCGAGGAATAG
- a CDS encoding TolC family protein, with the protein MSARPGTGELSLVPSRGLSAVFKMFLSLSIIFAVSILFTGELSASDVMELTLQEAYEMALESNHDIRSSEESVRQGELLKKQAVTVLFPKLTATAGYLDLNYSDGTGSDGSNWGINLNQTVYNGGRVWVAKRGAEYTLNAALHGLEFVRQSVLLDLIARSNELLSAEDLLKVSEKRVERVQEQLRQAQARVDLGDMPRTSVLAAQAALSSVQLERVKAQTAEVLAKARLSKLIGLDMSVRVQIPPYVRWPEDMDLSDLIKQAMSDRPDLAQGCELVRISEEQAELTSRNGYPDVDITGSYTQYSDDDTFAPESQIGINLTWPFFQGGLVKLQTEESLSRVRQAQEAYGSLVDAAELGIEEAWLTLKTLKVQEQLVADNLDTARENHRLANTRFNLGAAISLEVLDAEESLAEAENLEVNYKYFVRTARAALLYTIGSLDLSVFGAGK; encoded by the coding sequence ATGTCAGCTAGACCCGGGACAGGTGAACTTTCTCTTGTACCCTCCAGGGGGCTAAGCGCTGTTTTCAAAATGTTCCTGTCTCTATCGATCATATTTGCTGTATCGATCCTATTTACAGGGGAGTTATCCGCTTCGGATGTAATGGAGCTAACCCTCCAGGAAGCTTATGAGATGGCTCTTGAATCCAACCATGACATCAGAAGCTCCGAGGAGAGTGTCAGGCAGGGGGAATTGCTGAAGAAACAGGCTGTTACGGTCCTTTTTCCAAAGTTGACGGCCACGGCAGGTTATTTAGACCTCAACTATTCGGATGGCACAGGGAGTGATGGCAGCAACTGGGGGATCAACCTCAACCAGACCGTGTACAACGGAGGCCGCGTCTGGGTGGCTAAAAGAGGTGCCGAGTACACCCTGAACGCGGCCCTGCATGGGCTGGAATTTGTCAGGCAGAGCGTTCTTTTGGATCTCATAGCCAGATCAAATGAACTGCTGTCTGCCGAGGACCTCCTCAAGGTAAGTGAAAAAAGAGTGGAGAGGGTGCAGGAGCAGTTGAGGCAGGCCCAGGCGCGTGTGGATCTGGGCGATATGCCACGAACCAGTGTTCTCGCTGCCCAGGCAGCCCTGTCTTCGGTTCAGCTGGAAAGGGTTAAGGCCCAGACGGCGGAAGTTCTGGCAAAAGCGAGACTGTCCAAACTCATAGGCCTCGACATGTCGGTTCGCGTCCAGATCCCGCCCTATGTCAGGTGGCCCGAGGACATGGACCTTTCTGACCTGATCAAGCAGGCTATGAGCGATCGCCCGGACCTGGCTCAGGGTTGTGAACTTGTCAGGATATCGGAGGAGCAGGCTGAACTGACGAGCAGGAACGGTTATCCCGATGTAGATATAACAGGTTCCTATACCCAGTATTCAGATGACGATACCTTTGCCCCCGAGAGCCAGATTGGGATCAACCTGACCTGGCCCTTTTTCCAGGGTGGCCTTGTCAAATTGCAGACTGAGGAGTCCCTTTCCAGGGTCCGGCAGGCCCAGGAGGCCTACGGCAGTCTGGTGGATGCCGCTGAACTGGGTATTGAGGAGGCCTGGCTGACACTCAAGACCCTAAAGGTACAGGAACAGCTGGTAGCGGATAATCTGGACACGGCAAGGGAGAACCACAGACTGGCAAATACCCGGTTCAACCTGGGGGCGGCCATCAGCCTGGAAGTACTTGATGCGGAAGAGAGCCTTGCCGAGGCCGAAAATCTGGAAGTTAATTATAAATATTTTGTGAGGACGGCCCGGGCCGCCCTCCTGTATACCATTGGATCCCTCGATCTGAGCGTCTTCGGAGCGGGGAAATGA
- a CDS encoding TetR/AcrR family transcriptional regulator produces MSKKEAILKAATELFARKGYNRTAVSEIASQADVAQGTVFHHFKSKEKLLISICDELVTEYISGVRKTAAGPGTGWEALERVLYFSQRFKKEHYESIVVASRETWSLDREDKDLHKYFCGLMGQIIEIKSECIERGIADGSIREVPAYITALLIHILLSGIVHIQTQGLLPLPDLDTEIVQFCSRSLCTAEMSEKEQLKNTGGRSHVS; encoded by the coding sequence ATGTCCAAAAAAGAAGCCATACTGAAGGCGGCCACGGAACTGTTTGCTCGCAAAGGTTACAACCGAACCGCTGTTTCGGAAATAGCGTCCCAGGCCGATGTTGCCCAGGGCACGGTTTTCCATCACTTCAAGAGTAAAGAGAAACTACTCATTTCCATTTGCGACGAACTTGTTACGGAATACATAAGCGGAGTCAGGAAGACCGCGGCTGGACCCGGCACCGGCTGGGAAGCGCTTGAAAGGGTTTTATATTTCAGCCAGCGCTTTAAGAAAGAACATTACGAATCCATCGTGGTAGCATCCCGTGAGACATGGTCCCTGGATAGAGAGGACAAGGATCTTCACAAATATTTCTGCGGCCTCATGGGACAGATCATCGAAATCAAATCGGAGTGCATCGAAAGGGGTATTGCCGATGGGAGTATCAGGGAAGTTCCCGCCTACATCACGGCCCTTCTGATCCACATCCTTTTAAGCGGGATTGTTCACATTCAGACCCAGGGCCTTTTGCCCTTGCCCGACCTTGATACCGAGATCGTTCAGTTCTGCTCCAGGAGTTTGTGTACCGCGGAAATGTCTGAGAAAGAGCAGCTCAAAAATACAGGAGGTAGAAGCCATGTCAGCTAG
- a CDS encoding aminopeptidase → MSSDKPSIENAVQSLLSVNMGLQEDERLLILGDSAGDGGKLAKEVGEAAQKLHPRTRTLIFDPAGGHGQEPPREVWETLFGEQVVDRLDSEGLLAPLLSKAGDLRTLESASRIIEGSGGARAAVVVAVTRFSTSHTSFRKLLNQACGVRYASMPNFEREMFFGSMDVDWEQLAVSTNLLARALEGADRCEISSPNGTRLVLGIKERPVTPDDGMLTRNGKFGNLPAGEVFLAPVEGTAEGILVLEWGPLARFKSPLTVTIEGGKVVSVNGDISDEVNWLKELLSAHPNNTNIAELGIGTNQAATRPDNVLESEKILGTVHVAFGDNHTFGGVVKAPLHQDFVLFDATLVAVWETGGGRRMLLDNGKRGW, encoded by the coding sequence ATGTCGAGCGATAAACCTTCCATCGAAAATGCCGTCCAATCCCTCCTTTCTGTCAATATGGGTCTACAAGAAGACGAACGGCTCCTTATCCTGGGTGATTCCGCGGGGGATGGGGGAAAGCTTGCAAAGGAGGTCGGGGAAGCTGCCCAAAAGCTGCACCCTCGCACCCGGACATTGATTTTCGATCCGGCAGGGGGACACGGACAGGAGCCGCCCAGGGAGGTCTGGGAGACCCTGTTCGGGGAGCAGGTCGTTGACCGCCTTGATTCAGAGGGCCTTTTGGCTCCCCTGTTATCCAAAGCAGGGGATCTCAGGACACTGGAAAGCGCATCGCGTATCATAGAGGGTTCAGGTGGTGCCAGAGCCGCTGTCGTGGTGGCTGTGACCCGTTTTTCAACTAGCCACACCTCTTTTCGAAAACTTTTGAATCAGGCATGCGGAGTGAGATACGCCAGCATGCCCAATTTTGAAAGAGAGATGTTTTTCGGTTCCATGGATGTGGATTGGGAACAGTTGGCAGTGTCCACCAACCTTTTGGCCAGGGCTCTTGAGGGAGCGGATAGATGCGAGATAAGTTCACCCAACGGCACCCGTCTGGTTCTGGGGATAAAGGAAAGACCGGTCACTCCGGACGATGGTATGCTGACCCGGAATGGCAAGTTCGGTAATTTGCCTGCTGGAGAGGTCTTTCTGGCGCCTGTGGAGGGAACCGCCGAGGGGATCCTGGTGCTTGAATGGGGTCCCCTGGCAAGGTTCAAAAGCCCTCTCACTGTAACGATCGAGGGTGGAAAGGTTGTGTCGGTGAATGGGGACATATCAGATGAGGTCAATTGGCTGAAGGAGCTACTGTCTGCCCATCCCAACAATACAAATATCGCTGAATTGGGCATCGGCACTAATCAGGCGGCAACCAGACCTGACAACGTTCTGGAGTCGGAAAAGATCCTCGGAACCGTTCATGTGGCCTTCGGGGACAACCACACCTTCGGTGGTGTCGTCAAGGCTCCTCTTCACCAGGATTTCGTGCTTTTCGACGCGACCCTTGTCGCTGTCTGGGAGACGGGAGGGGGGAGAAGGATGCTGCTGGATAATGGTAAGAGGGGATGGTAA